A region from the Branchiostoma lanceolatum isolate klBraLanc5 chromosome 2, klBraLanc5.hap2, whole genome shotgun sequence genome encodes:
- the LOC136426860 gene encoding hyaluronan and proteoglycan link protein 1-like, producing MVWKELRNRSALFCHHNEEVSFEERLKTRETLISRLENQLVTLENHSALVIRLQNQVSTLLEEQLDQERTIRTQLANLTATLCKATPTRGKIFHMTSPKGRYKYALDEARQACAEKGAVLASIDQLHQAWQDGLERCDCGWLSDGTAHYPMQQAFKHCGDRKDVIECDRKPTDMYNAWCFRSICTAND from the exons ATGGTTTGGAAAGAGCTCCGCAACCGATCTGCTCTTTTCTGTCATCACAATGAGGAAGTGAGCTTCGAAGAGCGCCTCAAGACCCGAGAAACACTTATCAGTCGTCTGGAAAACCAACTAGTGACCCTTGAAAACCACTCAGCCCTGGTCATCCGTCTACAGAACCAAGTGTCCACCCTTCTTGAGGAACAGCTGGACCAGGAGCGAACCATCCGCACCCAGCTGGCAAACCTAACAGCTACCTTGTGCAAAGCAACACCGACCCGAG ggAAGATTTTCCACATGACGTCACCAAAGGGCAGGTACAAGTATGCCTTGGATGAAGCTCGCCAGGCATGCGCAGAGAAGGGAGCCGTCCTGGCGTCCATTGACCAGCTGCACCAGGCCTGGCAGGACGGGTTGGAGCGGTGCGACTGCGGATGGCTGTCGGACGGGACCGCTCACTACCCCATGCAGCAGGCTTT CAAGCATTGTGGCGACCGGAAGGACGTCATCGAGTGCGACAGGAAGCCGACCGACATGTACAACGCCTGGTGTTTCCGCTCAATCTGCACAGCCAATGACTGA
- the LOC136426861 gene encoding NXPE family member 3-like codes for MRYAADHLDSIQGGPNTVVVLSLWAHFTAEPLDMIRSRLHAIRHAIHRLQRRDPGTHVFVRTGTTREHQGRQLEFYLTGSDWLSYQITEMIREMFRADPDVVVLDFWDMTVCQWGKDNVHPDQTVVDNELIMLLSHVCPK; via the coding sequence ATGAGATACGCTGCTGATCATCTGGACTCCATTCAGGGCGGGCCTAACACGGTTGTAGTCCTGAGCCTGTGGGCTCACTTTACCGCGGAGCCGCTGGACATGATCCGGTCGCGACTGCACGCCATACGGCACGCCATCCACCGCCTCCAGCGAAGGGACCCGGGTACGCACGTCTTCGTCAGGACGGGAACAACGCGGGAGCATCAAGGTCGACAGCTCGAGTTCTACTTGACGGGAAGCGACTGGCTGTCTTACCAGATCACGGAGATGATACGAGAGATGTTCCGGGCGGACCCAGACGTGGTGGTGTTGGACTTCTGGGACATGACTGTTTGTCAGTGGGGCAAAGACAACGTGCACCCAGATCAAACTGTGGTGGACAATGAACTCATCATGCTGCTGTCTCACGTCTGCCCAAAGTAG